In a genomic window of Scyliorhinus torazame isolate Kashiwa2021f chromosome 5, sScyTor2.1, whole genome shotgun sequence:
- the LOC140420154 gene encoding uncharacterized protein, producing the protein MEKRWKCGDCGKGFRVPSALEIHRRIHTGERPFTCSQCGKGFISSSNLQRHQRVYTGERPFACSQCGKGFTQLSHLQIHQRVHTGERPFTCSQCEKRFTQLISLQIHQQVHTGEKPFACSHCRKGFTRLSNLQRHQRVHTGERPFTCSQCGKGFTRLSHLQTHQQVHTGEKPFTCSQCGKAFTHMSSLQSHQRVHTGERTFACSQCGKGFTRLSHLQTHQRVHTGERPFTCSQCGKTFTLLSNLRAHRQVHTGEKPFACSHCRKGFTRLSNLQRHQRVHTGEKPFTCSPCGKGFTQLSNLQRHQ; encoded by the coding sequence atggagaaacgatggaaatgtggggactgtgggaagggattcagagtcccatctgcgctggagattcatcgacgcattcacactggggagaggccattcacctgctctcagtgtgggaaaggattcatttcctcatccaacctgcagagacaccagcgagtttacacaggggagaggccgtttgcctgctcccagtgtgggaagggattcactcagttatcccatctgcagatacaccagcgagttcacactggggagaggccgttcacctgctctcagtgtgagaagagattcactcagttgatcagcctgcagatacaccagcaagttcacactggggagaagccattcgcctgctctcattgtaggaagggattcactcggttatccaacctacagagacaccagcgagttcacactggggagaggccgttcacctgctcccagtgtgggaagggattcactcgcttatcccacctgcagacacaccagcaagttcacactggggagaagccattcacctgctcccagtgtgggaaggcattcactcatatgtccagcctgcagtcacaccagcgagttcacactggggagaggacattcgcctgctcccagtgtgggaagggattcactcggttatcccacctgcagacacaccagcgagttcacactggggagaggccattcacctgttctcagtgtgggaagacattcactttgttatccaacctgcgggcacaccgtcaagttcacactggggagaagccattcgcctgctctcattgtaggaagggattcactcggttatccaacctacagagacaccagcgagttcacactggggagaagccattcacctgctctccgtgtgggaagggattcactcagttatccaacctacagagacaccagtga